Proteins from one Fragaria vesca subsp. vesca linkage group LG6, FraVesHawaii_1.0, whole genome shotgun sequence genomic window:
- the LOC101293990 gene encoding uncharacterized protein LOC101293990 yields MVSGSRIEGGNQIISAGVRKTIQTIKEIVGNHSDIDIYWALKETDMDPNETAQKLLNQDPFHEVKRKRDKKKEVPPKSIGQKVLTEPRRHVESAGQGPRSNTTSERVVEPKRHFETAVQGPRSNTNSDRNVEPRRQFDSAGHGPKFNKFSDRNVEPRRHFENAGQGPRQSSFSDRNVRRGGYVRRGFPGISRGTGISREFRVVRDNRANHNMDGETKPASPQCTTSTNEQVISNVSEKGQTGISSNQKSFNRQHASQALNGQTDSRIRTSDANSTGTIRKETSAEKRVALPNSASRVQAGRPNNSQPHSASNTSVIGVYSSSTDPVHVPSPDSRPSASVGAIKREVGVVGVRKQSSDNSKSAVPSSSFSNSLLGKEGTAESFRSLTGISKPDQLDQTSESVMPSIPVSRTFISNQHNVRPHQQPVGHQKDAASQPNKEWKPKSSQKPSSNNPGVIGTPTKSASPPDDSKVSESEAVQLQDKLARVNIYENCNVVIAQNIRVPESDRFRLTFGSLGTELVNGFQAGPTEESNREPQASLSTSAPESHSDEASTKPIDLLDDQVRNSGSDFSAPSAVPEHLPEKRETSSPQSLDNYADIGLVRDNSPSFTPSDSQNQDPPEMQGFTAFDPQTGYDIPYYRPSMDESVHGQGLPSPQEALSSHNSNSIPASTVAMVQQQPPHVAQMYPQVHVSHYANMMPYRQYISPVYVPPMAVPGYSNNPAYPHMSNGNSYLLMPGGASHLNANSLKYGVQQFKPVAGSPTGFGNFTNPAGYAMNAPGVVGGATGLEDSSRMKYKDGNLYVPNPQAETSEIWIQNPREHPGMQSAPYYNMPGQTPHAAYMPSHGGHASFNAAAAQSSHMQYPGMYHPPQPAAMASPHHMGPAMPGNVGVGVAAAAPGAQAYQQQPQLNHMNWTTNF; encoded by the exons AGTATCGGCCAAAAGGTTCTTACCGAACCAAGAAGACATGTTGAGAGTGCTGGTCAAGGACCAAGATCAAATACAACTTCTGAACGTGTTGTGGAGCCTAAAAGACATTTTGAGACTGCTGTCCAAGGACCTAGATCCAATACAAATTCTGATCGTAATGTTGAGCCTAGAAGACAGTTTGACAGTGCAGGTCATGGACCAAAATTTAATAAGTTTTCTGATCGGAATGTTGAGCCAAGAAGACATTTTGAGAATGCAGGTCAAGGACCAAGACAAAGCTCATTTTCTGATCGGAATGTTAGAAGAGGTGGTTATGTTCGGAGGGGTTTCCCTG GAATCAGCAGAGGTACAGGAATTAGCAGAGAGTTTCGTGTTGTGAGAGACAACAGAGCTAACCATAATATGGATGGAGAAACCAAGCCTGCTTCACCTCAATGTACTACATCGACCAACGAGCAAGTGATTTCAAATGTTTCTGAGAAGGG CCAAACAGGAATTTCAAGTAATCAAAAGTCATTTAATAGACAGCACGCCTCACAAGCATTGAACGGGCAAACTGATTCTCGAATTAGAACCAGTGATGCTAATTCAACTGGTACGATTAGAAAGGAGACATCAGCGGAGAAGCGAGTTGCTCTTCCAAATTCAGCTTCACGGGTACAAGCAGGGAGGCCAAACAACTCGCAACCACATTCTGCATCAAACACCTCTGTTATTGGAGTGTATTCCTCGTCCACAGATCCTGTTCATGTGCCGTCTCCTGATTCTAGACCGTCTGCTTCTGTTGGTGCAATTAAGCGTGAAGTTGGGGTGGTTGGCGTTCGGAAACAGTCTTCTGACAACTCCAAGTCAGCTGTACCAAGTAGTTCTTTCTCTAATTCACTTTTGGGGAAAGAAGGCACTGCGGAATCATTTAGATCTTTGACTGGTATCTCTAAACCTGATCAGCTCGACCAAACTTCTGAATCTGTGATGCCTAGCATACCAGTCAGCAGAACTTTCATCAGTAATCAGCACAATGTCAGGCCTCATCAACAACCTGTGGGTCATCAGAAAG ATGCAGCTTCCCAGCCTAACAAGGAGTGGAAACCTAAATCAAGTCAGAAGCCAAGCTCTAATAATCCTGGAGTCATTGGAACACCAACAAAATCTGCTTCTCCTCCTGATGATTCAAAGGTCTCAGAGTCTGAAGCGGTTCAGTTGCAAGATAAGCTTGCCCGAGTAAATATATATGAGAACTGCAATGTTGTGATAGCGCAAAATATTAGAGTCCCTGAGAGTGACCGTTTTCGGCTAACCTTTGGAAGCTTGGGGACAGAGTTAGTTAATGGATTTCAAGCTGGACCTACAGAGGAGTCGAACAGGGAACCTCAAGCAAG TTTGTCAACATCAGCTCCCGAGTCACACAGTGATGAGGCCAGCACGAAGCCAATAGATTTATTAGATGACCAAGTTAGGAATTCAGGATCCGATTTTTCCGCACCATCTGCAGTGCCTGAGCATCTGCCTGAGAAAAGAGAGACATCGAGTCCTCAGAGTTTGGACAATTATGCAGATATTGGTTTGGTTCGAGACAATAGTCCATCCTTTACACCTTCAGATTCGCAGAACCAAGATCCACCAGAGATGCAAGGTTTTACG GCATTTGATCCTCAGACTGGTTATGATATACCTTATTACAGACCCAGTATGGATGAAAGTGTACACGGACAGGGTCTACCTTCTCCTCAGGAG GCATTGAGTTCACACAATTCCAACAGTATCCCTGCATCAACAGTTGCCATGGTACAACAGCAACCACCGCATGTGGCGCAGATGTACCCGCAAGTTCATGTTTCACATTATGCTAATATGATGCCATATCGTCAGTATATCTCACCAGTTTATGTTCCACCAATGGCTGTGCCTGGCTATTCCAATAATCCTGCCTATCCTCACATGTCTAATGGCAACAGCTACTTGCTGATGCCTGGAGGTGCTTCCCACCTAAATGCTAACAGCCTCAAGTATGGTGTTCAGCAATTTAAGCCCGTAGCTGGAAGTCCCACTGGGTTTGGAAATTTTACTAACCCAGCGGGTTATGCAATGAATGCCCCTGGTGTAGTTGGAGGTGCTACTGGACTCGAAGACTCATCAAGAATGAAATACAAAGATGGCAATCTTTATGTTCCAAATCCACAG GCGGAGACATCAGAGATTTGGATTCAGAACCCTAGGGAGCATCCAGGAATGCAATCCGCTCCATATTACAACATGCCTGGGCAAACACCTCATGCTGCTTATATGCCGTCCCATGGTGGCCACGCTTCCTTCAATGCAGCTGCTGCACAATCTTCACACATGCAGTACCCAGGAATGTACCATCCTCCTCAGCCTGCTGCAATGGCCAGTCCGCACCATATGGGCCCTGCAATGCCTGGTAATGTTGGAGTGGGGGTGGCTGCAGCTGCTCCTGGGGCACAGGCATATCAGCAGCAGCCCCAGTTGAACCATATGAACTGGACAACAAACTTCTGA